The following are encoded in a window of Acidobacteriota bacterium genomic DNA:
- a CDS encoding class I SAM-dependent methyltransferase — protein sequence MATIDQNQFVHRVSYEELPVGRDRYHVACLAQWLPNILRKCVRETKGIEAVLDVGCGEQPLRELIESLGATYLGMDVCQNAQANVEVIGAIDDPALIPEKLNGNAYALIVCTEVLEHVADWATGLANLRNLLKSGGRLILTVPFSFPLHMEPFDFYRVTPHGIRKLADQYGFEIEQQECLGNALDVLSTVLDDVSILPSNRNLTNRIKSRMTQVGKRRLVQLLQSKFFRAGLTANSNFYLNNAVVLRAAEGK from the coding sequence ATGGCGACAATAGACCAGAATCAATTTGTTCATCGTGTTTCGTATGAAGAGTTACCTGTTGGAAGAGATCGCTACCACGTGGCTTGTCTTGCACAGTGGTTGCCAAACATCCTGCGAAAGTGTGTACGGGAAACGAAAGGTATCGAGGCGGTTCTGGACGTTGGGTGCGGAGAACAGCCTTTGCGCGAACTGATCGAATCTTTGGGAGCCACCTATCTTGGAATGGATGTTTGTCAGAATGCCCAAGCCAATGTGGAAGTTATCGGTGCAATTGATGACCCTGCTTTGATCCCAGAGAAGCTTAACGGAAATGCTTACGCATTGATTGTTTGCACTGAAGTTCTGGAACACGTTGCTGATTGGGCTACGGGATTGGCGAACCTGAGAAACTTGTTGAAGTCTGGCGGACGGTTGATTCTGACTGTGCCTTTTTCCTTTCCGCTTCACATGGAACCGTTTGATTTTTACCGTGTGACACCTCACGGCATTCGCAAGTTGGCAGACCAATACGGATTTGAAATCGAGCAGCAAGAATGTTTGGGCAATGCACTTGATGTTTTGAGCACAGTTTTGGATGACGTTTCAATTTTGCCTTCAAATCGAAACCTGACCAATCGAATAAAAAGCCGCATGACCCAAGTGGGAAAACGCCGGTTAGTTCAGTTGTTACAAAGCAAATTCTTCAGAGCAGGACTAACAGCAAATTCAAATTTCTATCTGAATAATGCTGTGGTTCTGCGCGCGGCGGAGGGCAAGTGA
- a CDS encoding ABC transporter ATP-binding protein yields MSNLAIRSEQVSKLYRIGKREIYRNFRETLTDAMARPFRALKNSFNGAAVAASPTETIWALKDVSFEVNHGEVVGIIGRNGAGKSTLLKILSRITEPTEGRITIHGRVGSLLEVGTGFHPELTGRENVYLNGAILGMRRAEIARKFDEIIDFAGVEKFLDTAVKYYSSGMYMRLAFAVAAHLEPEILIVDEVLSVGDAQFQKKCLGKMGEVAESGRTVLFVSHNMAAIERLCSKVIVLQGGNVVGNGKPRTMISNYLRENSGEHYTARSLTGDPQFLSAKLCDVSGNPISEPVCTESFVIRLHYVLPEDSPGTRIGIGVLSADGLPLFTTNTMDFSIETPDKAGEYEADVLMPANCLLADTFHLALCLWNEQETFDWQEPAFTFSVDPGGSALYQLDSQRKGYVHIDCIWEVRKLGATRSASAN; encoded by the coding sequence ATGAGCAATCTGGCAATTCGCAGCGAACAGGTAAGCAAGCTGTATCGCATCGGCAAACGCGAAATTTATAGAAACTTTCGCGAAACATTGACCGATGCGATGGCGCGACCATTTCGCGCGCTGAAAAATTCGTTCAATGGCGCCGCGGTCGCTGCTTCGCCGACCGAAACCATCTGGGCGTTGAAAGACGTTTCCTTTGAAGTCAACCACGGCGAAGTCGTCGGCATCATCGGGCGCAACGGAGCGGGCAAAAGCACGCTGCTGAAAATTCTTTCTCGCATTACCGAACCGACTGAAGGACGAATCACCATTCACGGTCGCGTGGGGAGTTTGTTGGAGGTCGGCACCGGATTTCATCCGGAATTAACCGGTCGCGAAAATGTTTATTTGAACGGCGCAATTCTGGGAATGCGCCGCGCCGAAATTGCACGCAAATTCGACGAAATTATAGATTTTGCCGGGGTCGAAAAATTTCTGGACACAGCGGTCAAGTATTACTCCAGCGGAATGTATATGCGGTTGGCGTTTGCCGTTGCCGCTCATCTGGAGCCGGAAATTCTGATTGTGGACGAAGTATTATCGGTCGGCGATGCGCAATTTCAGAAAAAATGCCTGGGCAAAATGGGCGAAGTCGCCGAAAGCGGCCGCACCGTTTTATTCGTCAGTCATAACATGGCTGCGATTGAACGGCTCTGTTCCAAAGTGATCGTGTTGCAAGGCGGCAACGTCGTTGGTAATGGCAAACCGCGTACAATGATTTCCAATTACCTGCGCGAAAACAGCGGCGAACATTACACCGCACGCAGCCTGACTGGTGACCCGCAGTTTTTGTCGGCGAAACTCTGTGATGTATCTGGCAATCCCATCTCCGAACCAGTTTGCACGGAATCGTTTGTCATTCGGTTGCATTACGTTCTGCCGGAAGATTCGCCCGGAACACGCATCGGAATTGGCGTATTGTCGGCGGATGGGTTGCCGCTGTTTACCACTAACACCATGGATTTCAGCATCGAAACGCCGGACAAAGCCGGAGAATATGAAGCTGATGTGCTGATGCCGGCCAATTGCCTGCTTGCCGACACTTTTCATCTGGCATTGTGTTTGTGGAATGAACAAGAAACGTTCGACTGGCAGGAACCCGCCTTTACGTTCTCCGTTGATCCGGGCGGGTCGGCTCTTTATCAACTGGACAGCCAGCGAAAAGGGTACGTCCACATTGATTGCATCTGGGAAGTACGCAAGCTGGGCGCAACGCGCAGCGCATCCGCCAATTGA
- a CDS encoding glycosyltransferase family 2 protein, whose product MDTPLVSVLMTCYNREQFLPAAIESVLWQTFDDWELVVVDDRSTDGSVEIANRYARRDSRIRVVVNETNLGDYPNRNRAASLARGKYIKYHDSDDVMYPHCLMTMVAPMEAEPRAAFGLSLSNHWPGGLCPMLLTPRQSYQREFLGLGMFQGGPACALFRTEVLRELGGFENLGVGSDNIFWLKACARYRVLLLPADLFWYRLHPGQEFQSDKALREYAMVPGEVWRALLSPECPLEGEELEQAKRNRVFLLAKATYIDLKAGRWPLARLRIQYMNLSLGDWLRYLRRARRNRLAGTPLDANGEYVIPDWATFQSADSAKGVGSSK is encoded by the coding sequence ATGGACACTCCTTTGGTCAGCGTCTTGATGACCTGTTACAACCGGGAACAGTTTTTGCCCGCCGCGATTGAAAGCGTGTTGTGGCAAACCTTCGACGATTGGGAATTGGTCGTCGTGGATGACCGTTCGACCGATGGCAGCGTCGAAATCGCAAACCGATACGCCCGCCGCGACAGCCGCATCCGTGTTGTCGTCAATGAAACCAATCTGGGCGATTACCCGAACCGCAACCGCGCGGCGAGTTTGGCGCGCGGGAAATACATCAAATATCACGATTCCGACGACGTGATGTATCCGCATTGTTTGATGACAATGGTTGCGCCAATGGAAGCCGAACCGCGTGCCGCGTTTGGGTTGAGCCTAAGCAATCATTGGCCAGGTGGTCTGTGTCCAATGCTTTTGACGCCGAGGCAATCTTACCAGCGTGAGTTTCTGGGCCTGGGAATGTTTCAAGGGGGGCCGGCCTGTGCGCTGTTTCGGACAGAAGTGTTACGGGAACTCGGTGGATTTGAAAATTTGGGGGTGGGTTCGGACAACATTTTCTGGCTGAAGGCTTGCGCTCGCTACAGGGTGCTGCTGCTGCCTGCGGATTTGTTCTGGTATCGGTTGCATCCGGGGCAGGAATTTCAGAGCGATAAAGCTTTGCGCGAATACGCGATGGTGCCGGGCGAAGTCTGGCGCGCGTTGCTGTCGCCGGAATGCCCGCTCGAAGGTGAAGAGTTGGAGCAAGCCAAACGCAACCGTGTGTTCCTGCTGGCCAAGGCGACATACATTGATCTGAAGGCCGGACGTTGGCCGTTGGCGCGGCTGCGGATTCAATACATGAATTTGTCGCTTGGTGATTGGCTTCGGTATTTGCGCCGCGCACGTCGAAATCGTTTGGCGGGAACTCCGCTCGACGCCAACGGAGAATATGTGATTCCCGATTGGGCGACGTTCCAATCCGCCGATTCTGCCAAAGGGGTCGGTTCATCGAAATGA
- a CDS encoding glycosyltransferase family 4 protein encodes MKPNLVYILPDKLGGVISIIANLLQHRRPDAFQHCAVLTHNHLDTDTRFNRPLAADKQISFEHRLPIENLRSVMRRLATVIPPGPGVLVSNDFLELAMLTRHDTDHTVYQLLHGDHEYYYDLAAKHELVIDAYIAYSRAMYEKLLRRLPHRRETIFHLRYGIALPSKVRAPQPGPLRLLFAGRLEHGQKGIFDLPQIDAQLVELGVETTWTVIGDGPHGEELKRRWPQTHRVNYLGQRTNAEVLDQCARHDVFVLPTRAEGFPVALLEAMGAGLVPVVSNIETGVPEVVTPGVTGFTPEVADIAGFADAIAELAANRDQLEVMSRAARQVVVEQFDIRERVADYQALFARYRELRRPRPTKIKLHYGSRLDHPWIPNAVVFPVRYGIRLMKGKKVR; translated from the coding sequence GTGAAACCGAATCTGGTTTACATTCTGCCCGACAAGCTTGGCGGCGTCATCAGCATCATTGCCAATCTATTGCAACATCGTCGCCCGGATGCGTTTCAGCATTGTGCTGTGCTGACACATAACCATCTGGACACCGATACCCGATTCAATCGCCCGCTGGCGGCGGACAAACAAATCAGTTTTGAGCATCGGTTGCCGATTGAAAATTTGCGCAGTGTGATGCGGCGGCTGGCTACGGTGATTCCGCCTGGGCCGGGAGTTTTGGTGTCCAATGATTTTCTGGAATTGGCGATGCTGACCCGGCATGACACTGATCACACGGTGTATCAGCTTTTGCACGGAGATCACGAGTATTACTACGACCTGGCGGCAAAGCACGAACTGGTGATTGACGCTTACATCGCGTACAGCCGGGCGATGTATGAAAAGTTGTTGAGACGACTGCCGCATCGGCGAGAAACTATTTTTCATTTGCGCTACGGAATTGCGCTGCCATCAAAAGTCCGCGCGCCTCAACCTGGGCCGTTGCGATTGTTGTTTGCCGGGCGGTTGGAGCATGGGCAAAAGGGAATTTTCGATCTGCCACAGATTGACGCTCAATTGGTGGAATTGGGTGTTGAAACTACCTGGACGGTGATTGGGGACGGCCCGCACGGAGAGGAACTCAAAAGGCGATGGCCGCAAACGCATCGGGTCAATTACCTGGGGCAACGCACAAATGCCGAAGTGCTGGATCAATGCGCCCGGCACGATGTGTTTGTGCTGCCTACACGCGCGGAAGGATTTCCGGTTGCGTTGCTGGAAGCGATGGGCGCGGGACTGGTTCCCGTGGTCAGCAACATCGAAACCGGCGTTCCCGAAGTCGTCACGCCGGGCGTGACGGGGTTCACGCCCGAAGTCGCCGACATTGCCGGGTTCGCCGATGCGATTGCGGAACTCGCCGCCAACCGCGACCAGTTGGAAGTGATGAGTCGCGCTGCTCGGCAGGTGGTGGTCGAACAATTCGACATTCGCGAGCGCGTGGCTGATTACCAGGCGCTATTTGCCCGCTACAGGGAATTGCGACGACCTCGTCCCACAAAGATCAAATTGCATTACGGCAGCCGCTTGGATCATCCGTGGATTCCCAACGCCGTGGTGTTTCCTGTTCGATACGGCATCCGACTGATGAAAGGGAAGAAAGTTAGATAG
- a CDS encoding glycosyltransferase, whose amino-acid sequence MKVIQIGPPLARLGGPAGYLDQLASAHIEPSDHEVIFPSRAVSQPKHEAGLMEKLRKQAGRIKRSVLGAPTFYRPTEAELQTTHGLLDRMFQRVIEQSVESSAETIHTALASPDAQVLFAHDPFVAEHLLEHRLAEQKVWLMIHAPFPVALYIAWCWGVPERDWREVYSFPDVQHWSKRELTIWRNVDRLILPCPEAGEEFLRIDPRFGQCLGDVTYLMTGGAGTRSQKTGLSKAELRVEWKLPVEVPLGLYLGNDQPYRGLDALLAALPMLPDQTEMPGQIVLAGPNPEKLPRHPRLRALGRVADVSSLLQAVDFVINVNRFSLFDLSTIEALEAAKPLLLHATGGNKTFRDLGAGCVILFDLTPEMIAAGLETMFTMPPAELAAMSERSRRCYAEHLTPAHLWERHQRLYTVAFS is encoded by the coding sequence ATGAAAGTCATTCAGATTGGCCCACCGTTGGCGAGATTAGGCGGCCCGGCAGGATATTTGGATCAACTGGCTTCGGCGCACATTGAACCCAGCGATCACGAAGTCATTTTTCCGTCGCGAGCCGTGTCACAACCAAAGCACGAGGCTGGGTTGATGGAAAAGTTGCGCAAACAGGCTGGACGAATCAAACGGTCGGTTCTGGGCGCTCCAACGTTTTATCGGCCTACAGAAGCCGAGTTGCAAACGACGCACGGATTGCTGGATCGCATGTTTCAACGGGTCATTGAACAGTCGGTGGAATCGTCGGCAGAAACCATCCATACGGCATTGGCTTCGCCGGACGCGCAAGTGCTGTTTGCGCATGATCCTTTTGTCGCCGAGCATTTGCTGGAACATCGGCTTGCGGAGCAAAAGGTATGGCTGATGATTCACGCGCCGTTTCCCGTGGCCTTGTATATTGCCTGGTGCTGGGGCGTGCCGGAACGCGATTGGCGCGAAGTGTATAGCTTTCCCGATGTGCAGCATTGGAGCAAGCGCGAATTGACCATCTGGCGAAATGTGGATCGGTTGATTTTGCCCTGCCCGGAAGCGGGCGAAGAGTTTCTGCGGATTGACCCGCGCTTTGGCCAATGCCTTGGCGATGTGACTTATCTGATGACAGGAGGAGCCGGAACTCGATCGCAGAAAACAGGCCTGAGCAAAGCGGAGTTGCGCGTCGAATGGAAATTGCCCGTCGAAGTTCCGCTGGGGTTGTATCTGGGCAACGATCAACCCTACCGAGGATTGGACGCCTTGTTGGCTGCGCTGCCGATGTTGCCGGATCAAACCGAAATGCCCGGGCAAATTGTGCTGGCCGGGCCGAATCCGGAAAAGTTGCCGCGTCATCCGCGACTGCGTGCGCTGGGGCGAGTCGCGGACGTTTCGTCATTGCTGCAAGCGGTGGATTTCGTTATCAACGTCAACCGGTTCAGTCTGTTTGATCTGTCAACAATTGAGGCGCTGGAAGCCGCCAAGCCCTTGTTGTTGCACGCGACGGGAGGCAACAAAACTTTCCGCGATTTGGGCGCTGGCTGTGTGATACTGTTCGATTTAACCCCGGAAATGATCGCCGCGGGTTTGGAAACCATGTTCACGATGCCCCCGGCGGAATTGGCTGCAATGTCCGAACGCTCGCGGCGATGTTATGCCGAACATCTGACGCCCGCGCATCTGTGGGAGAGGCACCAGCGGCTTTACACCGTCGCATTCAGTTAG
- a CDS encoding FkbM family methyltransferase — protein sequence MSNLFAMPNVLLKARRIAGRVKRHYFPTPEVAAWRHACQIAEQVPRYSPGEIQLGEYRLRYADLLSTCPQWEDIFVRQTMRVELDTATPRILDCGANIGLASLYIKRLYPAARITAYEADPTIHEILTDNLRRNRAADVETVQAAIWKENGSISFACEGADSGAVAEVSANTSATRREVPSIRLRDLLSAEPIDLLKLDIEGAERAVLADCAGALENVRAILMELHDFDPRQRNLPFVLELLEREGFHYTLDDLVSLPWVPPVAPVSSPFAGQAMCWGVMVKAWRQ from the coding sequence GTGTCGAATTTGTTCGCAATGCCCAACGTTTTACTGAAAGCTCGACGAATCGCCGGTCGCGTCAAGCGGCATTATTTCCCCACGCCGGAAGTTGCCGCCTGGCGGCACGCCTGCCAGATTGCGGAACAAGTGCCGCGCTATTCGCCCGGAGAAATTCAACTGGGCGAATACCGGTTGCGGTACGCCGATCTGCTTTCGACCTGCCCGCAGTGGGAAGACATCTTTGTGCGTCAAACGATGCGTGTGGAACTCGACACTGCCACGCCGCGCATTCTGGATTGCGGAGCCAACATCGGATTGGCGTCGCTCTATATCAAACGGCTGTACCCGGCAGCGCGCATCACCGCATACGAAGCCGATCCGACAATCCACGAAATTCTGACCGACAATCTCCGCCGCAACCGCGCGGCAGATGTAGAAACCGTGCAAGCCGCCATTTGGAAAGAAAATGGTTCGATCAGCTTTGCCTGCGAAGGCGCGGATTCCGGCGCCGTGGCCGAAGTCAGCGCAAACACCAGCGCCACGCGCCGCGAAGTTCCCAGCATCCGGTTGCGCGATCTCCTCTCCGCCGAACCGATTGATTTGTTGAAGCTTGATATTGAAGGCGCAGAGCGGGCCGTGCTCGCGGATTGCGCCGGAGCTTTGGAAAATGTGCGGGCGATTTTGATGGAGCTTCACGATTTCGATCCGCGCCAGCGCAACCTGCCGTTCGTGCTGGAATTGCTGGAACGCGAAGGCTTCCATTACACGCTGGACGATCTGGTTTCGTTGCCGTGGGTTCCTCCGGTAGCGCCCGTAAGTAGTCCGTTCGCCGGGCAAGCGATGTGTTGGGGTGTTATGGTGAAGGCATGGCGACAATAG
- a CDS encoding ABC transporter permease, protein MAESYLHSADQPYLVIEPGRGWVSLKLGELWVYRELLYFLTWRDIKVRYKQTALGAAWAIIQPLFTMLVFSVFFGRLAKIPSDGIPYPIFSFAALVPWTFFANGLSQSSNSLVGSSNLLTKVYFPRLVIPISTVISGFVDFALSFAMLLLMMIYYGKTPTLNIIWLPFFLLLALVTALGVGLWLSALNVEFRDVRYVVPFITQFWMLATPIAYPSTMLSEPWRTLYGLNPMVGVIEGFRWALLGSGNKPGLMVAVSTVASILVLISGAYYFKRMERNFADIV, encoded by the coding sequence ATGGCGGAAAGCTATCTGCATTCCGCTGACCAGCCTTATCTGGTGATCGAACCGGGGCGAGGATGGGTTTCACTGAAACTCGGCGAGTTGTGGGTTTACCGGGAATTATTGTATTTCCTGACTTGGCGCGACATCAAAGTCCGTTACAAACAAACCGCACTCGGTGCAGCCTGGGCGATTATCCAGCCGCTGTTCACGATGCTGGTGTTCAGCGTCTTTTTTGGCCGGTTGGCCAAAATTCCTTCTGACGGAATTCCGTATCCCATCTTTTCCTTTGCCGCACTGGTTCCCTGGACGTTTTTCGCCAATGGATTGAGCCAATCTTCGAACAGTTTGGTCGGCAGTTCGAATCTGTTGACCAAAGTCTATTTTCCACGGTTGGTGATTCCCATTTCGACTGTGATTTCCGGTTTCGTAGATTTCGCGCTGTCATTCGCGATGTTGTTGTTGATGATGATCTATTACGGCAAAACGCCCACGCTGAACATCATCTGGTTGCCGTTTTTCCTGTTGCTGGCGTTGGTAACTGCGCTGGGAGTTGGGTTGTGGCTGTCGGCATTGAACGTCGAATTTCGCGACGTGCGGTATGTGGTCCCCTTTATTACGCAATTCTGGATGTTGGCCACGCCGATTGCTTATCCCAGCACGATGCTCAGCGAACCATGGCGTACGCTGTATGGATTGAACCCGATGGTCGGCGTGATCGAAGGCTTCCGCTGGGCGCTGCTCGGTTCGGGTAACAAGCCTGGTTTAATGGTGGCGGTTTCGACCGTGGCTTCGATTCTGGTGCTGATCAGCGGCGCGTATTATTTCAAACGGATGGAGCGCAATTTCGCGGACATTGTTTGA
- a CDS encoding NAD(P)-binding protein — METDILIIGAGPTGLGAAWRLSQSGHSDCQNSWMLCEATAEAGGLAGSITDEHGFTWDLGGHVQFSHYEYFDDLMDELLGAEGWLYHERESWVWLRDTFVPYPFQLNLHRLPIEVRWECVRGLLRLRQNGKPGNFGEWIDAVFGEGIAAVFMRPYNFKVWAYPPEELSRNWVGERVATVDLERVIGNVMHNRDDVSWGPNNQFRFPKRGGTGAVWRALARKLEDAHPAKLKMRHTLVKLDTANRIAQFDNGERIRYRRLLSGIPLDALVAVSDLAPELNAAAKLLRHSSTHIIGAALCGQPPEPLHKKCWMYFPESDSPFYRATVFSHYSPNNVPDINRYWSLMVEVSESAHKPVNSDTIVEEVVQGMINTRLIADRTLVHHTWYRRLEYGYPTPSLRRDEALRQLLPTFAERDVLSRGRFGAWKYEVSNQDHSFAQGVEAAEFWLTGAPELTVNDPERVNAHVSKRLMVKAQRAD, encoded by the coding sequence CTGGAAACTGACATTTTGATCATTGGCGCTGGCCCGACAGGATTAGGCGCAGCCTGGCGATTGAGCCAATCCGGTCACAGCGATTGCCAAAATTCCTGGATGCTGTGCGAAGCCACTGCCGAAGCGGGTGGCTTGGCCGGTTCAATTACTGACGAACACGGCTTCACCTGGGATTTGGGCGGCCACGTACAGTTCAGCCATTACGAATACTTCGATGATTTGATGGACGAATTGCTGGGCGCGGAGGGCTGGCTGTATCACGAACGCGAATCGTGGGTCTGGCTGCGCGATACGTTTGTGCCGTATCCGTTTCAATTGAACCTGCACCGATTGCCGATCGAAGTACGCTGGGAATGTGTGCGCGGTTTGTTGCGATTGCGACAGAACGGCAAGCCGGGAAATTTTGGCGAATGGATAGATGCCGTATTTGGCGAAGGCATCGCGGCGGTGTTTATGCGCCCATACAATTTTAAGGTCTGGGCATATCCGCCAGAAGAATTGAGCCGCAATTGGGTAGGCGAACGTGTTGCCACTGTGGATTTGGAGCGCGTCATCGGAAATGTCATGCACAACCGCGATGACGTTTCGTGGGGGCCGAACAACCAATTTCGGTTTCCCAAACGCGGAGGCACAGGCGCAGTGTGGCGCGCATTGGCTCGCAAACTGGAAGATGCGCATCCGGCCAAACTGAAAATGCGGCACACACTCGTCAAACTCGACACTGCGAACCGCATCGCACAGTTCGACAACGGCGAACGTATTCGGTATCGCCGTTTGCTCAGCGGCATTCCGCTGGATGCGCTGGTCGCTGTGAGCGATTTGGCACCGGAACTGAACGCCGCCGCCAAGCTGTTGCGTCATTCATCCACGCACATCATCGGAGCCGCATTGTGCGGCCAACCGCCCGAACCGTTGCACAAAAAATGCTGGATGTATTTTCCCGAATCCGATTCGCCGTTTTATCGCGCGACGGTCTTTTCGCATTACTCGCCTAACAATGTGCCGGACATCAACCGATATTGGTCGCTGATGGTCGAAGTGTCGGAATCCGCGCACAAACCCGTTAACAGCGACACCATTGTGGAAGAAGTGGTTCAGGGGATGATTAACACGCGATTGATTGCCGACCGCACCCTCGTTCATCACACCTGGTATCGGCGGTTGGAATACGGTTACCCAACGCCTTCGTTGCGCCGCGACGAAGCCTTGCGGCAATTGCTGCCCACTTTCGCGGAACGCGATGTGCTCAGTCGTGGCCGGTTCGGCGCGTGGAAATACGAAGTTTCCAACCAGGATCACAGCTTTGCTCAAGGCGTCGAAGCTGCCGAGTTCTGGTTGACCGGCGCGCCGGAATTGACGGTGAACGATCCCGAACGCGTCAACGCGCATGTGTCAAAACGGTTGATGGTGAAGGCGCAGAGGGCGGATTGA